From Pseudobdellovibrionaceae bacterium:
CCTTGAGAAGAATCGCTACCCTCACTTTGTTTATCAAACAGAAATCAATGGCAATACATGGTACCGCGTGAATGTCGGTCCCTTTGACTCACCTGGTGCTGCTGCTACCTTTAAACAAAGTCGTGGCATCGGGCAAAAGTTTAAAGGAGCTTTTGTTAAAAAACTTTAAACTATGTCTGGAATTGATCTTACTCAGGGACTAAATCCCCAACAAAAAGAAGCCGTACTTAAAACTGAAGGGCCTTTACTGATCCTAGCGGGTGCGGGGTCGGGCAAAACCCGTGTGATCACTCACCGTATTGCGCATATCATTTCCAGCGGTCTGGCTAGTCCTGACGGAATTTTGGCAGTGACCTTTACCAATAAGGCCGCCAAAGAAATGGGAGCACGAATTCAGAAGCTTTTAACTCAGTTGGAGATTCCTATTTATTCTGAACCTTGGGTCAGCACGTTTCACTCGATGGCAGTAAGAATTCTGCGCCAGCATTTACCTCTTTTAGGTTACCAACCTGGATTTTCTATTTATGACAGTGACGATCAGCTTAAGATGATCAAGCAGGTTCTTACCCAGCTCAATATCAACGACAAGATTTATCCTGCTAAAGGTTTTGCATCCAAGATCAACAATGCCAAAACTCAAATGCTCAGCCCTGATGATTTAGCCAAACAGGCCAACTATGGCGGCTATGATGACAGAACCCTAGATGTGTATGAAAACTACGAACGCTCTATGAAGCAGGCCAACGCTTTAGACTTTTCTGACCTGCTGCTAAAGACCTACGAGCTGTTTAAAAACTTTCCACAGATTTTATCCCAATACCAAGATCGCTTTCAGTACATTCATGTTGATGAGTATCAAGACACCAATCGTATTCAGTATATGCTGATCAAAATGCTTGCGGCGAAGTCTGGTAATCTTTGTGTGGTGGGGGATGAAGATCAGTCCATTTATAGCTGGCGTGGAGCAGACATTCGTAACATTTTAGATTTTGAAAATGATTTTGAAGGGGCTGTGGTTAAGCTTGAAAAAAATTATCGCTCTTCAGCCAATATTGTGAATGCGGCCAATGCCGTGATCTCCAATAACACTTATCGCAAAAGTAAAACTCTATTTACGGATAACCCTGAAGGGGAAAAGATCACCATTGCGGAGTCTAATACCGAGTATGATGAGGCTCGCTTTGTGGCTAATCATGTGGAAAAGTTTTTAAACTCCAGTTATAGCCCTAGTGATATTGCTGTGTTTTACAGAACCAACGCCCAATCTCGTGTGATCGAAGAGCAACTGCGCTTAAAATCTATCCCCTACAAGATTGTGGGAGGCACTAAGTTCTACGAACGTAAAGAGATCAAGGACATCATTGCTTACTTAAAAGCACTCGTGAATCCTGAGGACGACATTGCAATTAAAAGAATCATCAATGTGCCAGCCAGAGGAATTGGTAAGACCACTTTACAAAAAATTGAAAACTT
This genomic window contains:
- a CDS encoding UvrD-helicase domain-containing protein, whose amino-acid sequence is MSGIDLTQGLNPQQKEAVLKTEGPLLILAGAGSGKTRVITHRIAHIISSGLASPDGILAVTFTNKAAKEMGARIQKLLTQLEIPIYSEPWVSTFHSMAVRILRQHLPLLGYQPGFSIYDSDDQLKMIKQVLTQLNINDKIYPAKGFASKINNAKTQMLSPDDLAKQANYGGYDDRTLDVYENYERSMKQANALDFSDLLLKTYELFKNFPQILSQYQDRFQYIHVDEYQDTNRIQYMLIKMLAAKSGNLCVVGDEDQSIYSWRGADIRNILDFENDFEGAVVKLEKNYRSSANIVNAANAVISNNTYRKSKTLFTDNPEGEKITIAESNTEYDEARFVANHVEKFLNSSYSPSDIAVFYRTNAQSRVIEEQLRLKSIPYKIVGGTKFYERKEIKDIIAYLKALVNPEDDIAIKRIINVPARGIGKTTLQKIENLAVQDQCSFIKALQTSITNKVFNSGTQKKLEGFLNLIVRLQDKKDLPLDELYHLVLDDTLYIQKLREENTLESKSRIENLEELNNAIVQFCKERQSEASLQTFLEEMALVSDIDEVDDQWNSVTLMTLHISKGLEFPVVFLVGMEEGLFPGHQKINDADDTEMEEERRLCYVGMTRARERLFMLHARTRKVWGQDQFHPPSRFLSEVPDEFTNKASLGLRPKFMDQYGSGSYGSEAGYGSASGSYSSDYGGKSSSSGYGSSSYGKSANSKSSVAYGRKSITRKAGASPSKASYNPFPDYESGDSGYVSSSSSYKKGMRVKHPTFGFGSIYDIEGAGDSEKVSVLFNDNVIRKFVTKYARLEQV